In Bifidobacterium adolescentis ATCC 15703, the sequence GAACATACGAAAACCAATTATTCGGTGGAATCGTCCGTACGTAAGTTCGTCGCGATGGAACGTGAGGCGATCGCCGATAACCGTCGCTGAATGGCGCCTGCCGCAATCGCAATACAATCGTTATACATAAGCGGAAAGCCGGGAGCGATTTCCCGGCTTTCCTTGTTTTGCGGACTGTCTTTTACAGCAGTGCGACCAGCTCGTCCACCTGCTCGTCGGTCGTGGCCCAGCTGGTGCAGATGCGCATCACGGTATGCGCGTCGTCCGCCTTTTCCGTGAAGCCGAGACGGACGTCGCGTTGCAGACGTTCGGAGGTCTCGTTGTCGAGCGTGACGAAGATCTGGTTGGTCGGCGCATCGAAAGTCAGCGTGTAGCCACGTTCCACCAGCACCTTGCGGATACGGTCCGCGGCATCGTTGGCGTGGCGGGCGATGCGCAGGTACAGGCCGTCGGTGAACAACGTGTCGAACTGCAGTCCCAGCAGCCATCCCTTGGCCAGTAGCGCGCCATGCTGCTTGACGATCGTCACGAAATGCTTTGGCATGTTGCCGTGCGTGAACACCACGGCCTCGCCGAACATCGCGCCCACCTTGGTGCCGCCGATATAGAACACGTCGGCGAGACGCGCGATGTCCTCGATCGTCACGTCGTTGCCGGTGGCGGTCAGCGCGTAGCCGAGACGCGCGCCGTCGATGAACAACGGCATGTCGTACTTCGTGCAGACCTTGCGGATCGCCTCGAGTTCGGCCAGCGTGTACAGCGTGCCGTATTCGGTGGCCTGCGAAATGTACACGCAGCCGGGGAACACCATATGCGTGTAGTTGCCGTCCGCGTAGAACGTGGCGCAGTATTCGTCGAGTTCATCCGCGTTGATTTTGCCGTCATGGTGGGGGAGCGTGAGCACCTTGTGGCCGGTGAATTCGATAGCGCCCGCCTCATGCACGTTCACATGTCCGGTGGTGGCCGCCACCACGCCCGCATACGGCGGGGTGATGGCGTCGATGACGACCTGGTTGGTCTGAGTGCCGCCGACGAGGAAGAAGATTTCGGCGTCCGGGCATGCGCAGGCCTCGCGGATTTTGGCTTTGGCGCTTTCGCAGACGTCGTCGGTGCCGTAGCCGGGATACTGGTTGGGCGCGGTTTCGGCGAGACGGGCGATGATTTCCGGCGTCGCGGCGCAGGAGTAGTCGTTTTCGAAAGACAGCATGGTCGTTCCTTTTGTTGTGGGTTGCTTGCGATCGGGAAAGTCTGGTTCCGCGCGTTCGGCCTCCGCGGATAGCAAAAAACCTCGGAATTTCTTCCGAGGTTTCACCGGGGTGGCTAACGCGGCTCGAACGCGCGACCTTCTGAACCACAATCAGATGCTCTACCAACTGAGCTATAGCCACCATGTTCTCACTTCCATGCGGAAGCGCAACGAATGGATACTATACACGATTTTTTGGATGCGCGCGCGTCGGCGTGTTGCGCTTTCGGCTGCCATGTGATGTGCATTATGTGAACGGAATGTTACGCACTTGATGGATGGGTGCCTAATTTGTAGGCAATTCCAACGGAAGATGTCACGACGGGGTCGGCAGAAAGCCGGTCCCGTTTTGTTTTCCTCGGAAATGACTTCCATGGAAACGTGATTGAGAAAAGAGGAAACGATAATGCAGAAGATCAAGGCGTTTGGTGATTGGCTCACCAAATGGTTCACCGTGATCGTGATCGTATGGGCCGTGTTCAACTACTTCGTGCCGCAAACCAGCCTGTGGGGCAAGTCCTACACCGGATACTTCCTGGGCATCGTGCTGTTCGGCATGGGCCTGACGCTGACGCTCGACGATTTCAAACGTATCCTCACCCAGCCGCTGATGGTCGTCGTCGGCACGGTGGCCCACTTCGTGATCATGCCGTTGGTGGCCGTGCTGCTGTGCTGGATCTTCCGTCTCGACGGCCCGCTTGCCGTGGGTGTGATTCTGGTCGGCTGCTGCCCGTCCGGCACCTCATCCAACGTGATGAGCTATCTGAGCCGTGGCGACGTGGCGCTCGACGTGTCCATCGGCATCCTGTCCACGCTGTGCGCGCCGTTCATGATTCCTCTGCTGATGCAGTGGCTCGCCTCCCAGTATGTGACCGTGCCGGTCGAGTCCCTGTTCCTCAACGCGGTCAAGGTGGTGCTGTTCCCGATCGCGCTCGGTGTGATCTGCCACGCCATCTTCAAGGAGAAGATCGAGAAGGTCACGGTGGCGCTGCCGATCGTGTCCCAGGTCGCCATCCTGCTCATCATCGGCGTCGTGGTCGCAGCCAATGGTCCGAAGCTGTTCGTGGCATCCTCGCTGCTTGCCATCCCGGTGGTCATCCTGCACAACCTGTGCGGTTACGCGCTGGGCTTCGGTTTCTCCAAGCTCATGTACAAGGTGTATCCGAAGGGCTTCCGCTACGCGCAGCAGAAGGCCATCACCTTCGAGGTCGGAATGCAGGATTCCGCTTTGGGCGCCACGTTGGCCTTGAGCTCCTTCGCGTCCAACCCGCTTGCCGCCGTGCCGTCCACCTTCTTCAGCGTATGGCACAACATCTCCGGTTCGGTGCTGTCCAGCTGGTGGCGCGAGCACGATGACAAGCATCAGATCCACCCGGATTCCGACAATGGCGAGAAGGGTTCCGCGGCCAAGGCTTCGGAAGCCGGGGACGCCGTCAAGGATGAGTCCGAGGAAACGGTCAACGCCTGAATGTGATTCGTGGCATCGGCCAGGCAGCCTCTGAACCGTACAGAACGGTTCAGAGGCTGTTCTGTTTTGACCTGTTTTTCCATGGCGATGTTAGATTGTGTTGCTTTGCGCTGAAGTTCGGTTAAGTATTGAAAATATTGGGATTTAGGGGTGTTTTGCCCCGTGTCATATGTTCGTTTGCGGTATACTAAAGGTGAAGGCCGGAGTTGCGGATCGGTCGAGAATTCGTCAGGTCGCAATGAAGCGCCGATGGCCGTGAGGCCCATGCGCAACGCCTTCAAGATATAACTGAAGAACAACCGAATATAGCGATTCGAGATGGCGGCATAGGCAGTACGGCGAGGACGCCGGGCCGCATGGGGTTATGAAAAGACTCAGAGGTTTGAAGCGATGCGCGCAAGGTGGCGCGTGGGAGAGTGGCTCCGATGCCAGGATGGCGTCGGAGCCACTCTTCGTATAACGGCCGTTGCTGTCGCGACACGATTATCCAGCATTGTCCGGCAGACCTGTATACTGGTAATTCGTGTGTGCCAACGGCATGCCTTATGTAACAGGCGTGCGGGTTGGGATATCCCGGAACTCGATTGCATCACGCGCAGCAATGCGGCGGTGAGAGAGGGACGGGCCATCGGGCCGGTGGACTGTGGCTATCTTTACGACTTCAGTGTCGTGGAGTGTGGGTGCAGTGCGGCGGTCACGCGAAACCAAGAGAAACCACTGAATCGGAGAATTCAAGTTGCCTACTATTGAACAGCTCGTCCGTAAGGGACGTCAGGCAAAGCCGAAGAAGTCCAAGACTTTGGCACTGAAGGGAAGCCCGCTGCGTCGTGGCGTGTGCACCCGTGTTTACACCACCACCCCGAAGAAGCCGAACTCGGCACTGCGTAAGGTCGCCCGTGTGCGCCTGAGCTCCGGTGTGGAAGTCACCGCATACATCCCGGGCGAAGGCCACAACCTGCAGGAGCACTCCATCGTGCTCGTTCGCGGCGGCCGTGTCAAGGATCTGCCGGGTGTTCGTTACCACATCGTTCGTGGCGCCCTCGATACCCAGGGTGTGAAGGATCGCAAGCAGGGTCGTTCCCTGTACGGAGCAAAGAAGGCGAAGTAAGAGATATGTCACGTAAAGGACCTTCCAAGAAGCATCAGCTGCTGCCGGATCCGATCTACGGTTCCACCGTTGTGGCACAGCTCATCAACAAGATTCTGCTTGACGGCAAGAAGTCGATCGCCGAGGACATCGTCTACAGCGCTCTCGACATGGTCAAGGAGAAGACCGACCAGGAGCCGGTCGCCGTTCTCAAGCGCGCTCTGGACAACATCCGTCCGTCCCTCGAGGTTCGCTCCCGCCGTGTCGGTGGCGCTACCTACCAGGTCCCGGTCGAAGTGAAGCCGGGCCGCGCCAACACGCTGTCCCTGCGCTGGCTCACCGACTTCTCCCGCGCCCGTCGCGAGAAGACCATGGCTGAGCGTCTGGCCAACGAAATCCTCGATGCCTCCAACGGCCTCGGTGCTTCTGTCAAGCGCCGCGAGGATACTCATAAGATGGCAGAGGCCAACAAGGCCTTCGCTCATTACCGCTGGTAATTAGTCGAGAACGAGAGTTAAGGAACAATCATGGCACTAGACGTGCTCAATGATCTCAACCAGATCCGTAACATCGGCATCATGGCTCACATCGATGCCGGTAAGACCACTACCACCGAGCGTATTCTGTTCTACACCGGTAAGAACTACAAGATCGGCGAGACCCACGATGGCGCCTCGACGATGGACTTCATGGCTCAGGAGCAGGAGCGCGGCATCACCATTCAGTCCGCTGCTACCACCTGCTTCTGGAACCGTCAGACCCATGACGAGAAGCAGAAGTTCCAGATCAACATCATCGATACCCCTGGCCACGTGGACTTCACGGCCGAGGTGGAGCGCTCCCTGCGTGTGCTCGATGGTGCTGTCGCCGTGTTCGATGGCAAGGAAGGCGTGGAGCCGCAGTCCGAGACCGTGTGGCGTCAGGCTGACAAGTACGGCGTTCCGCGTATCTGCTTCATCAACAAGATGGATAAGCTCGGCGCTGACTTCTACTACTCCGTCGACACCATCAAGACCAAGCTGGGCGCGACCCCGCTGGTCGTCCAGCTGCCGATCGGCGCTGAGAACGACTTCGCCGGCGTCGTCGACCTGATCCGCATGAAGGCCTACGTCTGGAACGACGTTTCCGGCGATCTGGGTGCCCACTACGACACCACCGACATCCCGGCCGACCTGCAGGACAAGGCTGAGCAGTATCGTTCCGAGCTGCTCGACCAGGTCGCCGAGTCCGACGAGGAGCTGCTCGAGAAGTACCTCGAGTCCGGCGAACTGACCGAGGACGAGATCCGCGCCGGCATCCGCAAGCTCACCATCAACCGTGAGGCCTACCCGGTGCTCTGCGGCTCCGCCTTCAAGGACAAGGGTGTGCAGCCGATGCTGGACGCCGTCGTCGACTACCTGCCGAGCCCGGAGGACGTTCCGTCCATCGTCGGCTTCGACCCGCAGGACGAGTCCATCGAGATCGACCGCAAGCCGACCACCGATGATCCGTTCTCCGCACTGGTCTTCAAGATCTCCACCCACCCGTTCTACGGCAAGCTCGTGTTCGTGCGCGTGTACTCCGGTTCCGTCAAGCCGGGCGACACCGTCCTCGACTCCACCAAGGAGAAGAAGGAACGCGTCGGCAAGATCTTCCAGATGCACGCCGACAAGGAGAACCCGGTGGATGCCGCCGAAGCCGGCAACATCTACACCTTCGTGGGTCTGAAGAACGTCACCACCGGTGATACCCTGTGCGACGAGAAGTCCCCGATTTCCCTCGAATCCATGACCTTCCCGGATCCTGTGATCGAGGTGGCCGTGGAGCCGAAGACCAAGGCCGACCAGGAGAAGATGAGCATCGCTCTGGCGAAGCTGTCCGACGAGGATCCGACCTTCCAGGTGAAGACCGACGAAGAGTCCGGCCAGACCCTGATCTCCGGCATGGGCGAGCTGCAGCTCGACATCATCGTCGACCGTATGCGTCGTGAATTCAAGGTGGAGTGCAACGTCGGTAACCCGCAGGTTGCATACCGCGAGACGATCCGCAAGGCCGTCATGAACCAGGAATACACGCACAAGAAGCAGACCGGTGGTTCCGGCCAGTTCGCAAAGGTCCTGATGAACTTCGAGCCGCTCGACACCGAGAACGGCGAGACCTACGAGTTCGTCAACGAAGTCACCGGCGGCCACATCACCAAGGAATTCATTCCTTCCATCGATGCTGGCGTGCAGGAAGCCATGGAATCCGGCATCCTCGCCGGCTTCCCGGTGGTTGGCGTCAAGGCTACCGTCACCGACGGCCAGGTCCACGACGTCGATTCCTCCGAAATGGCCTTCAAGATCGCAGGTTCCATGTGCTTCAAGGAAGCTGCCCCGAAGGCCAAGCCGGTCATCCTCGAGCCGATCATGGCCGTGGAAGTGCGTACTCCGGAAGAGTACATGGGCGATGTGATGGGCGACATCAACGCACGTCGTGGTTCCATCCAGTCCATGACCGACTCCACCGGTGTCAAGGTCATCGATGCCAAGGTCCCGCTGTCCGAGATGTTCGGCTACATCGGCGATCTTCGCTCCAAGACCCAGGGCCGCGCAATGTTCACCATGCAGATGGACTCCTACGCTGAGGTTCCGAAGAACGTCTCCGAGGAGATCATCAAGGCCCAGCGCGGCGAGTGACACGCGCTGCCACTGAAGTGGAAACTGTCTCCAGTCAGCGCTAGTATTTTGTAGCGCTGACTGGGTTCGGGCTCCAAAGTGGCACAAACCCGTCAAACCCAGTAAAATGTAGCGAGTGCCTTGAAGTGAGTTCAAGGCTTACTACGAGACGTCCAGGAGGACAAACACATGGCAAAGGAAAAGTACGAGCGTACTAAGCCGCACGTTAACATTGGTACCATCGGCCACGTCGATCACGGCAAGACCACCCTGACTGCAGCCATCTCCAAGGTGCTGCACGAGGAGTACCCGGATGTCAACCCGGAGTACGACTTCAACCAGATCGATTCCGCTCCGGAAGAGGCCGCCCGCGGTATCACCATCAACATCGCCCACATCGAGTACCAGACCGAGAAGCGTCACTACGCTCACGTCGACTGCCCGGGCCACGCCGACTTCGTGAAGAACATGATCACCGGCGCCGCTCAGATGGATGGCGCCATCCTTGTTGTGGCCGCCACCGACGGCCCGATGGCTCAGACCCGCGAGCACGTGCTGCTCGCTCGTCAGGTGGGCGTCCCGAAGATCCTCGTCGCTCTGAACAAGTGCGATATGGTCGACGACGACGAGCTCATCGAGCTCGTTGAGGAAGAGGTCCGTGACCTCCTCGACGAAAATGGCTTCGATCGCGATTGCCCGGTCATCCACGTGTCCGCTTACGGCGCACTGCACGATGACGCTCCGGACCACGAGAAGTGGGTTGAGCAGATCAAGAAGCTCATGGACGCCGTCGATGACTACATCCCGACCCCGGTCCACGATCTGGACAAGCCGTTCCTGATGCCGATCGAAGATGTCTTCACCATCTCCGGCCGTGGCACCGTGGTGACCGGCCGTGTCGAGCGTGGTAAGCTCCCGGTCAACTCCAACGTCGAGATCGTCGGCATCCGTCCGACCCAGACCACCACCGTCACCTCCATCGAGACCTTCCACAAGCAGATGGACGAGTGCGAGGCTGGCGACAACACCGGTCTGCTGCTCCGCGGCATCAACCGTGACCAGGTCGAGCGTGGCCAGGTTCTGGCTGCTCCGGGCTCCGTGACCCCGCACACCAAGTTCGAGGGCGAAGTCTACGTGCTGACCAAGGACGAAGGCGGCCGTCACTCGCCGTTCTTCTCCAACTACCGTCCGCAGTTCTACTTCCGTACCACCGACGTCACCGGCGTCATCACCCTGCCGGAAGGCGTTGAGATGGTGCAGCCGGGCGATCACGCTACCTTCGGCGTTGAGCTGATCCAGCCGATCGCTATGGAAGAGGGCCTGACCTTCGCAGTGCGTGAAGGCGGCCACACCGTCGGCTCGGGCCGTGTCACCAAGATCATCGAGTAGTTTCTACCCGACATCAAGACACGCTTGAATTAGCGTTTTAAAGAAACCTCCCAAGGATGCGAATCCGAGGGAGGTTTCTTTATATATGGAAGGGCAATGCTCCAAAGTATGCACGCCGTGGCATAATGAGCAAGGCTTTTTGTAAGCTTTTCCGTCAGATGAAGAAATAGGTGAGTTAATTTGGCACAGACTACCAATGACATCAAGAACGGTTCTGTTCTGAACCTCGATGGCCAGCTGTGGACCGTCATCAAGTTCCAGCACGTCAAGCCGGGCAAGGGCCCCGCCTTCGTGCGCACCACCATCAAGAACGTGCTTTCCGGCAAGATCGTCGACAAGACCTTCAACGCGGGCATGAAGATGGAATTCGAAACCGTCGACAACCGCAACCTCCAGTACTCCTATGAAGACGGCGACAACTTCGTCTTCATGGACATGACCACCTACGACCAGATCTTCAT encodes:
- the rpsL gene encoding 30S ribosomal protein S12, producing MPTIEQLVRKGRQAKPKKSKTLALKGSPLRRGVCTRVYTTTPKKPNSALRKVARVRLSSGVEVTAYIPGEGHNLQEHSIVLVRGGRVKDLPGVRYHIVRGALDTQGVKDRKQGRSLYGAKKAK
- the tuf gene encoding elongation factor Tu, with product MAKEKYERTKPHVNIGTIGHVDHGKTTLTAAISKVLHEEYPDVNPEYDFNQIDSAPEEAARGITINIAHIEYQTEKRHYAHVDCPGHADFVKNMITGAAQMDGAILVVAATDGPMAQTREHVLLARQVGVPKILVALNKCDMVDDDELIELVEEEVRDLLDENGFDRDCPVIHVSAYGALHDDAPDHEKWVEQIKKLMDAVDDYIPTPVHDLDKPFLMPIEDVFTISGRGTVVTGRVERGKLPVNSNVEIVGIRPTQTTTVTSIETFHKQMDECEAGDNTGLLLRGINRDQVERGQVLAAPGSVTPHTKFEGEVYVLTKDEGGRHSPFFSNYRPQFYFRTTDVTGVITLPEGVEMVQPGDHATFGVELIQPIAMEEGLTFAVREGGHTVGSGRVTKIIE
- the efp gene encoding elongation factor P, with the translated sequence MAQTTNDIKNGSVLNLDGQLWTVIKFQHVKPGKGPAFVRTTIKNVLSGKIVDKTFNAGMKMEFETVDNRNLQYSYEDGDNFVFMDMTTYDQIFIPKTLVGDQAKFLLEGTDCVVSFHDGTPLSVELPASVVLTVTHTEPGLQGNRSNAGTKPATVETGAEIQVPLFIGEGEKVKVNTTDGSYLGREN
- a CDS encoding bile acid:sodium symporter family protein, with the translated sequence MQKIKAFGDWLTKWFTVIVIVWAVFNYFVPQTSLWGKSYTGYFLGIVLFGMGLTLTLDDFKRILTQPLMVVVGTVAHFVIMPLVAVLLCWIFRLDGPLAVGVILVGCCPSGTSSNVMSYLSRGDVALDVSIGILSTLCAPFMIPLLMQWLASQYVTVPVESLFLNAVKVVLFPIALGVICHAIFKEKIEKVTVALPIVSQVAILLIIGVVVAANGPKLFVASSLLAIPVVILHNLCGYALGFGFSKLMYKVYPKGFRYAQQKAITFEVGMQDSALGATLALSSFASNPLAAVPSTFFSVWHNISGSVLSSWWREHDDKHQIHPDSDNGEKGSAAKASEAGDAVKDESEETVNA
- the fusA gene encoding elongation factor G, translated to MALDVLNDLNQIRNIGIMAHIDAGKTTTTERILFYTGKNYKIGETHDGASTMDFMAQEQERGITIQSAATTCFWNRQTHDEKQKFQINIIDTPGHVDFTAEVERSLRVLDGAVAVFDGKEGVEPQSETVWRQADKYGVPRICFINKMDKLGADFYYSVDTIKTKLGATPLVVQLPIGAENDFAGVVDLIRMKAYVWNDVSGDLGAHYDTTDIPADLQDKAEQYRSELLDQVAESDEELLEKYLESGELTEDEIRAGIRKLTINREAYPVLCGSAFKDKGVQPMLDAVVDYLPSPEDVPSIVGFDPQDESIEIDRKPTTDDPFSALVFKISTHPFYGKLVFVRVYSGSVKPGDTVLDSTKEKKERVGKIFQMHADKENPVDAAEAGNIYTFVGLKNVTTGDTLCDEKSPISLESMTFPDPVIEVAVEPKTKADQEKMSIALAKLSDEDPTFQVKTDEESGQTLISGMGELQLDIIVDRMRREFKVECNVGNPQVAYRETIRKAVMNQEYTHKKQTGGSGQFAKVLMNFEPLDTENGETYEFVNEVTGGHITKEFIPSIDAGVQEAMESGILAGFPVVGVKATVTDGQVHDVDSSEMAFKIAGSMCFKEAAPKAKPVILEPIMAVEVRTPEEYMGDVMGDINARRGSIQSMTDSTGVKVIDAKVPLSEMFGYIGDLRSKTQGRAMFTMQMDSYAEVPKNVSEEIIKAQRGE
- a CDS encoding threonine aldolase family protein, translating into MLSFENDYSCAATPEIIARLAETAPNQYPGYGTDDVCESAKAKIREACACPDAEIFFLVGGTQTNQVVIDAITPPYAGVVAATTGHVNVHEAGAIEFTGHKVLTLPHHDGKINADELDEYCATFYADGNYTHMVFPGCVYISQATEYGTLYTLAELEAIRKVCTKYDMPLFIDGARLGYALTATGNDVTIEDIARLADVFYIGGTKVGAMFGEAVVFTHGNMPKHFVTIVKQHGALLAKGWLLGLQFDTLFTDGLYLRIARHANDAADRIRKVLVERGYTLTFDAPTNQIFVTLDNETSERLQRDVRLGFTEKADDAHTVMRICTSWATTDEQVDELVALL
- the rpsG gene encoding 30S ribosomal protein S7, which translates into the protein MSRKGPSKKHQLLPDPIYGSTVVAQLINKILLDGKKSIAEDIVYSALDMVKEKTDQEPVAVLKRALDNIRPSLEVRSRRVGGATYQVPVEVKPGRANTLSLRWLTDFSRARREKTMAERLANEILDASNGLGASVKRREDTHKMAEANKAFAHYRW